In a single window of the Zea mays cultivar B73 chromosome 5, Zm-B73-REFERENCE-NAM-5.0, whole genome shotgun sequence genome:
- the LOC100193636 gene encoding Acetyl-CoA carboxylase 1: protein MAEPYQLNGILNGMPNLSHPSSPSEVDEFCKALGGNSPIHSVLVANNGMAAVKFMRSIRIWALETFGTEKAILLVAMATPEDLKINAEHIRIADQFIEVPGGTNNNNYANVQLIVEIAERTRVSAVWPGWGHASENPELPDALDEKGIIFLGPPSAAMAALGDKIGSSLIAQAAGVPTLPWSGSHVKVPPESCHSIPEELYRNACVSTTEEAVASCQVVGYPAMIKASWGGGGKGIRKVHNDDEVRALFKQVQGEVPGSPIFIMKVASQSRHLEVQLLCDKHGNVAALHSRDCSVQRRHQKIIEEGPITIAAPDTVKELEQAARQLAKCVQYVGAATVEYLYSMETGEYYFLELNPRLQVEHPVTEWIAEINLPAAQVAVGMGIPLYNIPEIRRFYGMDHGGGYHNWRTISAVATKFDLDKAQSVRPKGHCVAVRVTSEDPDDGFKPTSGRVEELNFKSKPNVWAYFSVKSGGAIHEFSDSQFGHVFAFGESRSLAIANMVLGLKEIQIRGEIRTNVDYTVDLLNATEYRENKIHTGWLDSRIAMRVRAERPPWYLSVVGGALYEASSRSSSVITDYVGYLSKGQIPPKHISLVNLTVTLNIEGSKYTIETVRGGPRSYKLRMNGSEIETEIHSLRDGGLLMQLDGNSHVIYAETEAAGTRLLINGRTCLLQKEHDPSKLLADTPCKLLRFLVADGSHVDADTPYAEVEVMKMCMPLLLPASGVIHFVMPEGQAMKANDLIARLDLDDPSSVRRAEPFHGSFPKLGPPTAISGKVHQKFAASVNSAHMILAGYEHNINEVVQDLLNCLDNPELPFLQWQELMSVLATRLPKDLRNELDGKYKEYELNPDFCKSKDFPARLLRGVIEANLAYCSEKDRVTNERLVEPLMSLVKSYEGGRESHARVVVKSLFEEYLSVEELFNDNLQSDVIERLRLQHAKDLEKVVYIVFSHQGVRSKNKLILRLMEALVYPNPSAYRDQLIRFSALNHTSYSELALKASQLLEHTKLSELRTSIARSLSELEMFTEEGERLSTPRRKMAINERMEDLVCAPLAAEDALVALFDHSDPTLQRRVVETYIRRLYQPYLVSGSIRMQWHRAGLIALWEFSEEHLKQRSGQDVPLQQVENPIEKSWGVMVVIKSLQFVATAIDVALKETSQYGIGVRSVSNSNHVHSNQSNMLHIALVGINNQMSTLQDSGDEDQTQERVNKLFKILKDNTITSHLNGASVKVVSCIIQRDEGRPPMRHSFQWSVDKLYYEEDPMLRHVEPPLSTFLELEKVNLEGYNEVKYTPSRDRQWHIYTLIKNKKDQRLNDQRMFLRTIVRQPSATNSFLTGNIDNEVGHTQASSSFTSNSILRSLMGALEEIELHAHSETVRSGHSHMYLCLLREQQLHELIPFSRMTGKIDKDEGTVCTLLKHMVLNLYEHVGVRMHRLSVCQWEVKLWLVCDGQASGAWRVVVTNVTGHTCTIDIYREVEDPTTHQLLYHSATTSAGPLHGVALNEPYKPLDAIDLKRYAARKNETTYCYDFPLAFETALKRSWKSSSYGVSEANEHNRFYAEVKELIFADSVGAWGTPLVSVERPPGINDIGIVAWNMKLSTPEFPRGREIIVVANDVTFKAGSFGPREDAFFDAVTNLACERKLPLIYLAATAGARLGVAEEIKSCFHVGWSDYESPERGFQYIYLTTQDYSRLSSSVIAHELQLKNGETRWVVDTIVGKEDGLGCENLHGSGAIASAYSKAYKETFTLTFVTGRAVGIGAYLARLGMRCIQRLDQPIILTGFSALNKLLGREVYSSHMQLGGPKIMATNGVVHQTVSDDLEGVSAILKWLSYVPPYVGGPLPIMKPLDPPERPVTYLPENACDALAAICGIQDGEGRWLGGMFDRESFVETLEGWAKTVITGRAKLGGIPVGVIAVETQTVMQVIPADPGQLDSAERVVPQAGQVWFPDSATKTAQALLDFNREELPLFILANWRGFSGGQRDLFEGILQAGSTIVENLRTYKQPAFVYIPMGGELRGGAWVVVDSKINPDHIEMYAERTAKGNVLEPEGLVEIKFRPKELEDCMLRLDPELIGLNTRLKEMKKQNASISEMETIRRSMTIRMKQLMPIYTQVATRFAELHDTSARMAAKGVIGKVVDWKESRAFFYRRLRRRVAEDALAKEVKEAAGEQLSHRSALDCIKKWYLASKGTEGDGEMWNDDESFFAWKDDPKNYENYLEELKAERVSNWFSHLAESSDVKALPNGLSLLLNKMNPLKREQVIDGLRQLLG, encoded by the exons ATGGCGGAGCCCTACCAACTGAACGGCATACTGAACGGGATGCCTAATTTGAGTCATCCATCCTCTCCATCAGAGGTCGATGAATTCTGTAAGGCACTTGGTGGTAACTCGCCAATACACAGCGTGCTAGTCGCTAACAATGGGATGGCCGCGGTCAAGTTCATGCGCAGCATCCGGATATGGGCCCTGGAGACCTTTGGGACAGAGAAGGCCATTCTTTTGGTTGCTATGGCAACTCCAGAGGACTTGAAGATAAACGCTGAGCACATAAGAATCGCTGATCAGTTCATAGAAGTTCCTGGAGGAACAAACAATAACAACTATGCGAATGTACAGCTTATAGTGGAG ATTGCAGAGAGAACTCGCGTATCTGCAGTTTGGCCTGGCTGGGGTCATGCGTCTGAGAACCCAGAACTTCCAGATGCTCTAGATGAGAAAGGAATCATTTTTCTCGGACCACCATCAGCTGCAATGGCTGCACTGGGTGATAAGATTGGTTCTTCTCTTATTGCACAAGCAGCTGGAGTTCCAACTCTTCCATGGAGTGGATCACAT GTAAAAGTTCCACCAGAAAGCTGCCATTCAATTCCCGAGGAGTTATATAGGAATGCTTGTGTTTCCACCACAGAGGAAGCAGTGGCTAGTTGTCAGGTGGTTGGGTACCCTGCCATGATCAAGGCATCATGGGGAGGCGGTGGTAAAGGAATAAGGAAG GTTCATAACGATGATGAGGTGAGGGCGCTGTTCAAGCAAGTTCAAGGAGAAGTCCCTGGCTCACCTATATTTATTATGAAAGTGGCATCTCAG AGCCGACATCTGGAGGTTCAATTGCTCTGTGATAAACATGGCAATGTGGCAGCACTGCACAGTCGAGATTGCAGTGTTCAAAGAAGACACCAAAAG ATTATTGAAGAGGGGCCAATCACAATTGCTGCTCCAGACACTGTTAAAGAGCTTGAGCAGGCAGCAAGGCAGCTTGCTAAGTGTGTTCAATACGTTGGTGCTGCTACTGTAGAATATCTGTACAGCATGGAAACGGGCGAGTACTATTTTCTGGAGCTTAATCCACGGTTGCAG GTAGAACATCCTGTGACTGAATGGATAGCTGAAATAAACTTGCCAGCAGCCCAAGTTGCAGTCGGAATGGGCATACCCCTTTATAACATTCCAG AGATTAGACGCTTTTATGGAATGGATCATGGGGGCGGCTACCATAATTGGAGGACAATATCTGCTGTTGCAACTAAGTTTGATTTGGATAAAGCACAGTCAGTGAGGCCAAAGGGCCATTGTGTTGCAGTTAGAGTTACAAGTGAGGATCCTGATGATGGGTTTAAGCCTACAAGTGGAAGAGTGGAG GAGTTAAACTTTAAAAGCAAACCAAATGTTTGGGCCTATTTCTCTGTTAAG TCTGGAGGAGCAATTCATGAATTTTCTGATTCACAGTTTG GTCATGTTTTTGCATTTGGGGAATCTAGATCTTTGGCCATAGCCAATATGGTACTTGGGCTGAAAGAGATTCAGATCCGTGGAGAGATACGCACAAATGTTGATTACACAGTGGATCTCTTGAAT GCAACAGAATACCGCGAAAATAAGATCCATACTGGTTGGCTTGACAGCAGAATAGCTATGCGTGTTAGAGCCGAGAGGCCCCCATGGTACCTCTcagttgttggaggagctctataT GAAGCATCAAGCAGGAGCTCAAGCGTTATTACTGATTATGTTGGTTATCTCAGCAAAGGTCAGATACCACCAAAG CACATATCGCTTGTCAATTTAACTGTAACTCTGAACATAGAGGGGAGCAAATACACG ATTGAGACAGTAAGGGGTGGACCCCGCAGCTACAAATTAAGAATGAATGGATCAGAAATTGAAACAGAGATACATTCACTGCGAGATGGTGGACTTTTAATGCAG TTGGATGGAAACAGTCATGTAATTTATGCAGAGACAGAGGCTGCTGGTACACGCCTTCTCATTAATGGTAGAACATGCTTACTACAG AAAGAACACGATCCTTCAAAGCTATTGGCTGATACACCTTGCAAACTTTTGCGGTTCTTGGTTGCGGATGGCTCTCATGTGGATGCTGATACACCATATGCTGAGGTGGAAGTCATGAAAATGTGCATGCCACTGTTGCTGCCTGCCTCTGGTGTCATTCACTTTGTTATGCCTGAGGGTCAGGCCATGAAG GCGAATGACCTGATAGCAAGATTGGACCTTGATGACCCATCTTCTGTGAGGAGAGCCGAACCATTTCATGGTTCCTTTCCCAAACTGGGACCTCCTACTGCTATCTCTGGCAAAGTTCATCAAAAATTTgctgcaagtgtgaattctgcacACATGATCCTTGCAGGATATGAACATAATATCAATGAA GTTGTACAAGACCTGCTAAACTGCCTAGACAACCCTGAGCTCCCTTTTCTACAATGGCAAGAACTTATGTCTGTTTTAGCAACACGACTTCCAAAAGATCTTAGGAATGAG TTGGATGGTAAGTACAAGGAGTATGAATTGAATCCTGACTTCTGCAAGAGCAAGGATTTCCCTGCAAGGTTGCTGAGGGGGGTTATTGAG GCAAATCTTGCATACTGTTCGGAGAAAGATAGGGTTACAAATGAGAGGCTTGTGGAACCACTTATGAGCCTGGTCAAGTCATACGAGGGTGGAAGAGAAAGCCATGCTCGTGTTGTTGTTAAATCTCTATTTGAGGAGTATCTGTCGGTTGAAGAGCTCTTCAATGATAACCTTCAG TCTGATGTTATAGAGCGTCTACGCCTTCAACATGCAAAAGACCTTGAGAAGGTTGTATACATTGTGTTCTCACATCAG GGTGTGAGAAGCAAAAATAAATTAATACTGCGGCTTATGGAAGCATTGGTATATCCAAACCCATCTGCTTACAGGGATCAGTTGATTCGCTTCTCTGCCTTGAACCATACATCATATTCTGAA CTGGCACTTAAAGCAAGCCAACTTCTTGAGCACACTAAATTGAGTGAACTTCGCACCAGCATAGCAAGAAGCCTTTCAGAGCTGGAGATGTTTACTGAGGAAGGAGAGCGTCTGTCAACACCTAGGAGAAAGATGGCGATAAATGAGAGAATGGAAGATTTAGTTTGTGCTCCACTGGCAGCTGAAGATGCCCTTGTAGCTTTGTTCGATCACAGCGATCCTACTCTTCAACGGAGAGTAGTTGAGACATACATACGCAGATTGTATCAG CCATATCTTGTAAGTGGAAGTATCCGGATGCAATGGCACCGAGCTGGCCTAATTGCCTTATGGGAGTTCTCTGAAGAGCATCTTAAGCAAAGAAGTGGGCAAGATGTGCCCCTACAGCAAGTAGAAAATCCCATTGAGAAGAGTTGGGGCGTCATGGTTGTAATCAAGTCTCTCCAGTTTGTAGCAACTGCAATTGATGTTGCACTGAAGGAGACTTCACAGTACGGAATTGGTGTCAGAAGTGTCTCTAACAGTAACCATGTACATTCTAATCAAAGCAATATGCTTCATATTGCTTTGGTTGGTATCAATAATCAGATGAGTACTCTGCAAGACAG TGGTGATGAGGATCAAACACAAGAAAGGGTCAACAAACTATTCAAGATTTTGAAGGATAATACTATTACATCACATCTTAATGGCGCTAGTGTTAAGGTTGTCAGCTGTATTATCCAAAGGGATGAAGGGCGTCCACCAATGCGACACTCCTTCCAATGGTCTGTTGACAAACTTTATTATGAGGAGGATCCAATGCTTCGCCATGTGGAACCCCCGTTGTCTACATTCCTTGAGCTG GAAAAAGTAAACTTAGAAGGTTACAATGAAGTAAAATACACTCCATCACGTGATCGTCAGTGGCATATTTATACGCTTATCAAGAACAAGAAAGATCAGAGATTAAATGACCAGAGGATGTTCCTTCGTACCATAGTCAGACAACCAAGTGCAACAAATAGTTTCCTGACAGGTAATATTGACAATGAAGTAGGGCACACACAAGCTTCGTCATCGTTCACATCAAACAGCATTCTCAGATCATTGATGGGAGCACTAGAAGAAATAGAGCTACATGCTCATAGTGAGACTGTGAGATCAGGCCACTCACACATGTATCTGTGCTTACTGAGAGAACAACAATTGCATGAACTAATCCCGTTTTCAAG GATGACTGGTAAAATTGATAAGGATGAAGGAACTGTGTGCACACTTTTGAAGCATATGGTATTGAATTTATATGAACATGTTGGGGTCAGGATGCATCGTCTTTCTGTGTGCCAGTGGGAAGTCAAGCTCTGGTTGGTTTGTGATGGGCAAGCTAGTGGTGCTTGGAGAGTTGTTGTTACCAATGTTACTGGCCACACATGCACCATTGAT ATTTACCGAGAAGTGGAAGACCCCACCACACATCAGCTTCTCTACCACTCTGCCACAACCTCGGCTGGTCCTTTGCATGGTGTTGCATTGAATGAACCATACAAGCCTTTGGATGCTATTGACCTCAAACGTTATGCTGCTAGGAAAAATGAAACCACATACTGCTATGATTTTCCCCTG GCATTTGAAACAGCGCTGAAGAGATCATGGAAATCAAGTAGCTATGGTGTTAGCGAAGCTAATGAGCACAATCGATTCTATGCTGAAGTGAAAGAGCTTATATTTGCTGATTCGGTTGGAGCATGGGGCACTCCATTGGTTTCAGTTGAACGTCCTCCAGGCATCAATGATATTGGCATCGTTGCTTGGAACATGAAGCTGTCCACGCCAGAATTCCCACGTGGCCGGGAGATTATAGTTGTTGCCAATGATGTGACATTTAAAGCTGGGTCCTTTGGTCCAAGAGAAGATGCATTTTTTGATGCTGTTACCAATCTTGCCTGTGAGAGGAAACTTCCTCTTATCTATCTGGCAGCAACTGCTGGTGCCAGGCTTGGTGTAGCAGAGGAAATAAAGTCATGCTTCCATGTCGGCTGGTCTGATTATGAGAGCCCTGAACGTGGGTTTCAGTACATTTACCTCACTACACAAGATTACTCACGTCTAAGCTCTTCAGTAATAGCTCACGAGCTGCAACTAAAAAATGGAGAAACCAGATGGGTGGTTGATACCATTGTTGGTAAAGAGGATGGACTTGGTTGTGAGAATCTCCACGGCAGTGGGGCGATTGCCAGCGCATATTCTAAGGCATACAAAGAGACCTTTACTCTGACATTTGTGACTGGAAGAGCTGTTGGCATTGGGGCTTATCTGGCTCGTTTAGGCATGAGGTGTATACAACGTCTTGATCAACCAATTATTTTGACTGGGTTTTCGGCACTAAACAAGCTCCTGGGGCGGGAGGTGTACAGTTCTCATATGCAATTGGGTGGCCCCAAAATCATGGCTACAAATGGCGTTGTCCACCAAACTGTGTCAGATGACCTTGAAGGTGTTTCTGCTATCCTGAAATGGCTCAGTTATGTTCCTCCATATGTTGGTGGTCCTCTTCCCATTATGAAACCCCTGGACCCACCCGAAAGACCAGTAACATACCTCCCTGAGAATGCTTGTGATGCTCTTGCAGCCATCTGTGGCATTCAGGATGGTGAAGGGAGGTGGTTGGGTGGTATGTTTGATAGGGAAAGCTTTGTGGAAACATTGGAAGGTTGGGCAAAAACAGTTATCACCGGAAGAGCAAAGCTTGGTGGAATACCAGTTGGTGTCATAGCTGTAGAAACCCAGACTGTGATGCAAGTCATCCCAGCTGATCCAGGTCAGCTTGATTCCGCTGAGCGCGTAGTCCCTCAAGCAGGTCAGGTTTGGTTCCCAGATTCTGCAACCAAAACAGCTCAGGCATTACTGGATTTCAACCGTGAGGAGCTTCCGCTGTTCATCCTAGCAAACTGGAGAGGTTTCTCTGGTGGGCAAAGGGATTTATTTGAAGGAATCCTTCAGGCTGGTTCAACAATTGTTGAGAATCTGAGGACATACAAGCAGCCTGCTTTTGTATATATCCCAATGGGTGGAGAGCTACGGGGAGGGGCCTGGGTTGTGGTGGACAGCAAGATCAATCCAGACCACATCGAGATGTATGCCGAGAGGACTGCGAAAGGGAATGTCCTTGAGCCCGAAGGATTGGTGGAGATCAAATTCAGGCCAAAGGAACTGGAAGATTGCATGCTAAGGCTTGACCCAGAATTGATTGGTCTGAATACTAGGCTGAAAGAGATGAAGAAACAAAATGCCAGCATCTCGGAAATGGAGACCATACGGAGGAGTATGACTATTCGGATGAAGCAGTTGATGCCTATTTATACTCAGGTTGCCACACGATTTGCCGAATTGCATGACACCTCTGCTAGAATGGCCGCCAAAGGTGTGATCGGTAAGGTTGTTGATTGGAAAGAGTCTCGGGCCTTCTTCTACAGGAGATTGCGAAGGAGAGTTGCTGAGGATGCCCTGGCCAAGGAAGTTAAAGAAGCTGCTGGCGAGCAGCTTTCCCACAGATCAGCATTAGACTGTATCAAGAAATGGTATCTAGCGTCCAAAGGAACTGAAGGTGATGGTGAAATGTGGAATGATGATGAATCTTTCTTTGCTTGGAAGGATGATCCCAAAAACTATGAGAATTATCTTGAGGAGTTGAAGGCTGAAAGAGTATCGAACTGGTTCTCGCATCTTGCTGAAAGTTCAGACGTGAAAGCTCTACCAAACGGTCTTTCGCTGCTCCTTAACAAG ATGAATCCTTTGAAGAGGGAGCAGGTCATTGATGGCCTCAGGCAGCTTCTTGGTTGA